The region ACGACTGGTGCTGCGGACGCATCAGAATACCAAGGCAACAACGACCATTTTCAATGAGATTATCCGGCTCAAACCGGCTGTTTTGTATTGGCTGGGCGACATTGTTTCGCTGGGCTACCGGAATAATAAATGGCGCATTATTGACCAGTTTCTGGCAAGCTGCACGGCGGTCGGTACGGCGGTGTACGCTATCATGGGCAACCACGATGTAATGGGGCGCCCCCGGAAAGGAGCCAAAAACTTCCAGAAACGTTTCCCGGAGCATATTTCAACCGGTTATGTTAAAGTAACGGACAGCGTTGCAGTTGTGATGCTCAATTCAAATTTCAGCATTCTCTCCGTCGCCGATCTGGTGAAGCAGCAGACCTGGTACGAACAGACGCTCAAAGACCTCGATGAAGACCCGGCCGTAAAAGTCGTTGTCGTTACCTGTCATCATGCGCCTTACTCCAACAGCAAACTGGTTGGCTCGTCCAAGCTGGTTCAGCAGCGGTTTGTTCCAGCCTACACACGGTCGCAGAAGGGACGTCTGTTCATTACGGGGCATTCGCACGCCTTCGAGCGCTACGAGTTTGAGGGCAAAACGTTCCTGGTCATTGGCGGGGGTGGTGGCCTGCGGCAACCGCTGAACGTATCGCCCACCCGATTGCCCGACCTGGCAACGGACTACAAACCCCTCTTTCATTACCTGTCGGTCAGGCGCGATGGCGATGGTCTTTCACTCACGTCGTATTGCCTGAAGAAAGACTTTTCCGGTTTTTCGGTAGGCTACCAGTTTGAGATACCGGGGCAGGAAGTTCTGGCGGAGAAGCCGGATTGATTCTGTAGTACCGACCGTCCCGGTCGGCACTACAAATCTTCCCTATTGCTCCTCCACCACGCCCGCACCCAGCTCAGCAAACAGCGTTTGCCAGTACTGCGTAACAGCGGGGTTATTCTCCCGAACCGATGCGTTGGGCTCGAAGGGCAGCACCATCGTAATATCGGGGCTACCGATGGTATAGCGTTTGAGTTGTTGGGCATCCGCTTTGGCCCACTCATCGGCCTGGGCGTTGTCTTTGGGGGGCTTCATCTGAAAATCGCGCCGACCGGTCCCTTTCACACTCTCGATCATGTCGCTGAGGTAAAAGACTTTCACGGCTGCGCCGGACTCATTGACTTTGGCAATAACGGGCAGACTGGCCCATATATCGGTCTCCCGATTCGAACTACCCGTATTTTGCGCCACCAGCTGTTGCAGCACCCGCTGCCGGATTTGCGCTTTTTCTCGGGTGAGAAGGAGCTTGAATTCCGTTTCGGCGGCTTCGCGGTCGGTTGGGCTGGCGGCCGATACGTCTTCCATTTCGGAGCGGACAGTAATGTTCAGGGCGCGGGCTTTAGACGTATTTTCATGAATGAAATAGACATCCAGCTTATCGCCTTTCTGCCGGATATTCTGTTCAATGATCTCATCGACCATCTGCTGGTACTTGCGGTTCACAAACGCCTTGTTGACATCGACGCTACGGGTTTTATCCAGGAAGATCAGGGTATAGACGGGGTCGTCGGTTGGGGTTGGCTTGTCCGGCGATGACGAGCAGCCCGGAAAAAGGCCGAGACATAAGGCCGCAAAAAATGCCCAGTTTATGAGTGTATTCAGGTACCTGTCGGTATTGTTCGTTGGCGAGAAAAATCGTTGCTGCATGGCCCTTATCGTAGTAGTTGCGCCCGTAACGAAGTATCGGCGGGGGTGTTATGGTTCCAGTAATCAGATTGGATGGTCTTTTTCAGAACGGCACGGGATGTGAGAAGGTTATCTTTGCTCGGGTACGTCTCTGCCCACCCCACAATGGTATGCGGGAACTCGCCTTCGAAAATAATGCGTAGAGACCGGTCGTCGGTCGGATATTCGATGACGTACGCTTTCAGTAACTTTCCCGGATACAGTACCCCTTCGTAGGATTCCAGTTTCGCCCGGGCTGCCAGCGGTTCGAGTTTCCGGTGACGCAGCCGCGCGGTTATGGTACCCGGAATAAGCTGAATGTCCCCAATTGGCAATTTATCGGGCGCAATGCGAATACGGCTCCAGAGTTCATCTTCCAGCATCGCTTTGGGCACTGCATACGCTTCGTCGGCTTCCGGCTCAATGTACGATTTGCCCGTTACCTGGTATTCATTCGTCCGGTAGTTGAGTTGGAGGTAGCTATGCCCCGACCAGTCCTGCGCCGTAATACTGACTTTCAGCGTATTAGTAAAAATGGGGCTGTTGATGGGTGTAAACACCGATGTAGCCAGCGAATAATCTTCCAGACCAGCGGCAAAGGTTCTGAACAGATTCGCCTTTAGCACCGGAATGACCTTGTCGCGGCTGGCTTCGGTTGCTGACTGAACCTGACTATCGGTTCGAAAGTCTTCGACGGCAAAGATCAGCCGGGCCTCCCCCGTGTGAAGTGCCCCCGCCTGAGCCTGTTCGAGACGGTAGGTGTTTATTTCCGCTTTTCCGGCCTGCCAGTAGGTTGTGAAAGCCGCTGGCAAAACGGTGGTAACAGCTGGTGGCGCAGCAACAGACGGTTTCTGAAAAACGGTCGCTTTTACGGCAAACGCAAACCCGACAGCAAGGATGAGGATTATCAGCAGGAAGTTTTTCGTGACGAACGTTTTCATAATGAGACAGTCTGGCACTGACTGCATTGCAAAAGTCTGGCAGTTTCGCTTATCTTACAACTGTTTACCGAAACGATTTCCTCAATTATGATACGACCTCTCACCCACCTGGCTTTTATTCTTCACTTTACATTCTTCATTATCCATTCCTTATCGGCCCAGGTAGAAAAGTCTCCGCCCCGGCACGAAGGCGATGGCCCCTTTGGTAAACTCATCATCCGGGGTGTTACGCTCGTTAATAGTACCGGTGCCCCACCCGTTGGGCCGATGGATATTGT is a window of Spirosoma linguale DSM 74 DNA encoding:
- a CDS encoding metallophosphoesterase (PFAM: metallophosphoesterase~KEGG: afw:Anae109_3838 metallophosphoesterase), giving the protein MNQEEDKREILFLSDTQAPMWVERLVLRTHQNTKATTTIFNEIIRLKPAVLYWLGDIVSLGYRNNKWRIIDQFLASCTAVGTAVYAIMGNHDVMGRPRKGAKNFQKRFPEHISTGYVKVTDSVAVVMLNSNFSILSVADLVKQQTWYEQTLKDLDEDPAVKVVVVTCHHAPYSNSKLVGSSKLVQQRFVPAYTRSQKGRLFITGHSHAFERYEFEGKTFLVIGGGGGLRQPLNVSPTRLPDLATDYKPLFHYLSVRRDGDGLSLTSYCLKKDFSGFSVGYQFEIPGQEVLAEKPD